One Actinoplanes missouriensis 431 DNA segment encodes these proteins:
- the hisS gene encoding histidine--tRNA ligase, whose amino-acid sequence MPISGFPEWLPSQRMIEQYVLDKIRSTFELYGFAPLETRAVESIDTLLSKGETSKEVYLLRRLQEDENSTKEDQLGLHFDLTVPFARFVTENHGKLQFPFRRYQIQKVWRGERPQEGRYREFLQADIDVVNRDTLPFHFDTEMPLVIGDAFRSLPIPKAVIQVNNRKVCEGFYRGLGLEDTAQVLRTVDKLDKIGPEKVAALLVETAGATDAQARLCLKLAEISTSDASFVDHVKALKVDDPLLDEGLDELRQVVEAANEHAPGLIRAELKIARGLDYYTGTVYETQLEGYERFGSICSGGRYENLASVGNTRFPGVGISIGVSRMLGLLFGRDALTVSRSVPTAVVIALPSEDERANCERIAAGLRRRGVPTEVAPTAAKFGKQIQFADRRGIPFVWFPGADGHSVKDIRSGEQVDADPQTWMPPADDLRPQIKGL is encoded by the coding sequence GTGCCAATTTCCGGTTTTCCCGAATGGCTGCCGTCGCAGCGCATGATCGAGCAGTACGTGCTCGACAAGATCCGCTCCACCTTCGAGCTCTACGGCTTCGCCCCGCTCGAGACCCGGGCCGTCGAGTCGATCGACACGCTTCTCTCCAAGGGTGAGACGTCCAAGGAGGTCTACCTCCTGCGCCGCCTCCAGGAGGACGAGAACTCCACGAAGGAGGACCAGCTCGGTCTGCACTTCGACCTGACCGTCCCGTTCGCTCGGTTCGTCACGGAGAACCACGGCAAGCTGCAGTTCCCGTTCCGCCGTTACCAGATCCAGAAGGTGTGGCGGGGCGAGCGCCCGCAGGAGGGCCGCTACCGCGAGTTCCTCCAGGCCGACATCGACGTGGTCAACCGGGACACCCTGCCGTTCCACTTCGACACCGAGATGCCCCTGGTGATCGGCGACGCGTTCCGCTCGCTGCCGATCCCGAAGGCGGTCATCCAGGTCAACAACCGCAAGGTGTGCGAGGGCTTCTACCGCGGTCTCGGCCTGGAGGACACCGCCCAGGTCCTGCGCACGGTCGACAAACTCGACAAGATCGGCCCGGAGAAGGTGGCCGCGCTCCTGGTCGAGACGGCGGGCGCGACCGACGCGCAGGCCCGCCTCTGCCTGAAATTGGCCGAAATTTCGACATCTGACGCTTCGTTCGTCGATCACGTCAAAGCCCTTAAGGTCGACGACCCGCTGCTCGACGAGGGCCTGGACGAGCTGCGTCAGGTCGTCGAGGCGGCGAACGAGCACGCCCCCGGCCTGATCCGTGCCGAGCTGAAGATCGCCCGCGGCCTCGACTACTACACCGGCACGGTCTACGAGACCCAGCTGGAAGGCTACGAGCGGTTCGGCTCGATCTGCTCCGGCGGCCGCTACGAGAACCTCGCCTCCGTCGGCAACACCCGCTTCCCCGGCGTCGGCATCTCGATCGGCGTCTCCCGCATGCTCGGCCTGCTCTTCGGCCGGGACGCGCTGACCGTCTCCCGCTCGGTGCCCACCGCCGTCGTGATCGCCCTGCCCAGCGAGGACGAGCGCGCGAACTGTGAGCGCATCGCCGCCGGCCTGCGCCGCCGCGGCGTCCCGACCGAGGTGGCGCCCACCGCCGCGAAATTCGGCAAGCAGATCCAGTTCGCCGACCGCCGCGGCATCCCGTTCGTCTGGTTCCCCGGCGCGGACGGCCACTCGGTCAAGGACATCCGTTCCGGCGAGCAGGTCGATGCCGACCCGCAGACCTGGATGCCCCCGGCCGACGATCTCCGACCCCAGATCAAAGGCCTTTAA
- a CDS encoding peptidylprolyl isomerase: MAPSKDRQRKLARAKFDRQQARRAERERRRRRITAGLGTGLAVLLIVAGVAWAGGAFDSDDNDATTEAADICLWTPLDAKTNTDLKEVGTPPTKDLPETGTETMTITTDKGDPIQVGLDVENATCAAASFSYLAGKKFFDGTTCHEITTEGAVRCGDPTGTGNGGPTYSFYSENLPAAAPEPAPSASAAPTAEVTYPKGTVAMIGNPPGSNGSQFLLFFKDFTAANPQYTIVGTVTAGLDTLEKIGKIPTVETTGGDKISPKEKITIKSLTVGTAGSPAPSASAAQS; the protein is encoded by the coding sequence GTGGCTCCCAGCAAGGACCGGCAGCGCAAACTCGCGCGGGCGAAATTCGATCGGCAACAGGCCCGCCGAGCCGAGCGCGAGCGCCGCCGACGCCGGATCACAGCCGGCCTCGGCACCGGCCTGGCGGTGCTGCTGATCGTCGCCGGAGTGGCCTGGGCGGGCGGCGCCTTCGACAGCGACGACAACGACGCGACGACCGAGGCCGCCGACATCTGCCTGTGGACGCCGCTGGACGCGAAGACGAACACCGATCTCAAAGAGGTCGGCACCCCGCCGACGAAGGACCTGCCCGAGACCGGCACCGAGACCATGACGATCACCACCGACAAGGGCGACCCGATCCAGGTCGGCCTCGACGTGGAGAACGCGACGTGTGCGGCGGCCAGCTTCTCGTACCTGGCGGGCAAGAAGTTCTTCGACGGCACCACGTGCCACGAGATCACCACTGAGGGCGCGGTGCGCTGCGGCGACCCGACCGGCACCGGCAACGGCGGCCCGACGTACAGCTTCTACAGCGAGAACCTGCCGGCCGCGGCCCCGGAGCCCGCGCCCAGCGCGAGCGCGGCGCCGACCGCCGAGGTGACCTACCCGAAGGGCACGGTCGCGATGATCGGCAACCCGCCGGGCAGCAACGGCAGCCAGTTCCTCCTGTTCTTCAAGGACTTCACCGCGGCCAACCCGCAGTACACGATCGTCGGCACGGTCACCGCGGGCCTCGACACGCTCGAGAAGATCGGCAAGATCCCGACCGTCGAGACGACCGGGGGCGACAAGATCAGCCCGAAAGAGAAGATCACCATCAAGAGCCTGACTGTCGGTACGGCCGGATCCCCGGCCCCGTCAGCGAGCGCGGCGCAGTCATGA
- a CDS encoding MBL fold metallo-hydrolase — MLVTGFPAEAFGTNCYVVAAGPGEQCLIVDPGIGVLDQLEETLAQHRLHPAAVLLTHGHLDHTFSVAPVCGARGITAYVHPADLEMLADPSKGLSADLNQIFGGRLEYSEPEDVAELTDGAVLSIAGLEITVDHAPGHTGGSVLFRLPGSANEPEEICFSGDVLFAGSIGRTDLPGGDTATMMTSLRDKILPLADDTVVLPGHGPATTIGRERASNPYLRELTAAPRRGF, encoded by the coding sequence GTGCTCGTCACCGGCTTCCCGGCCGAGGCCTTCGGCACCAACTGCTACGTGGTGGCCGCCGGTCCGGGCGAGCAGTGCCTGATCGTCGACCCGGGCATCGGGGTGCTCGACCAGCTGGAGGAGACCCTCGCCCAGCACCGGTTGCACCCGGCCGCGGTGCTGCTCACGCACGGGCACCTGGACCACACCTTCTCCGTCGCGCCGGTCTGCGGCGCGCGCGGCATCACGGCCTACGTGCACCCCGCCGACCTGGAGATGCTGGCCGACCCGTCGAAGGGTCTGAGCGCCGACCTGAACCAGATCTTCGGTGGCCGCCTGGAGTACTCGGAGCCCGAGGACGTCGCGGAGCTGACCGACGGCGCGGTGCTGAGCATCGCGGGTCTCGAGATCACCGTCGACCACGCGCCGGGCCATACCGGCGGGTCGGTGCTGTTCCGCCTGCCAGGTTCGGCGAACGAACCGGAAGAGATCTGTTTCTCCGGAGACGTCCTCTTCGCAGGGTCCATCGGACGCACCGACCTGCCGGGCGGCGACACCGCGACGATGATGACCAGCCTGCGGGACAAGATCCTGCCGCTGGCCGACGACACCGTCGTGCTGCCCGGCCACGGTCCGGCCACCACCATCGGCCGTGAGCGCGCGTCGAACCCGTACCTGCGGGAGTTGACCGCAGCGCCGCGCCGCGGTTTCTGA